The genomic stretch TTCCAATAAAGAAGTTATAAACAAGACCTTTGTCAGTTTTATTTTTTTGGTTTTGATTGTATCGGCGGCTATTACGGAAATTTTGGGGATTCATGCTTTGTTTGGTGCTTTTATGGCGGGTGTAGTCATGCCTTCTAATTTTGGTTTCCGTAAGGTAATGATGGAGAAGGTTGAGGATATAGCATTGGTTTTTTTTCTACCGTTATTTTTTGCTTTTACAGGATTACGCACACAGATAGGATTAATTAATACGCCGGAATTATGGTGTGTATGCCTGTTATTGATTACTGTAGCGGTTGTCGGAAAATTTGGTGGATGTGCTGTGGCCTCCCGTTTGGTGGGTGAGTCTTGGAAAGATAGTTTCACCATAGGTACTTTGATGAATACCCGTGGATTGATGGAATTGGTGGCATTGAATATCGGTTATGAGTTGGGGGTACTTCCTCCATCTATCTTTGTTATTCTTATCATAATGGCTTTGGTTACGACTTTTATGACGACACCTTTATTAAATTTAGTCGAATGGGGCTTTGCAGTAAGAGAACAAAAAACGGTTTTGCAACGAAAATTGCTTTTGTTCTTTGGACGTCCCGAAACAGGTGGTAAGCTATTATCGGTATACAAATTACTCTTTGGAAAACAACTTTCTTATCATCAGGTAATTGCAGCTCATTATACAACGGGTACCGATGTGAATCCTACTAGTGTTGAGCAATTTTTTGAAGAAAGTTTTATTCCTGTTGATAAACAGGCAGAGCACTTGAATATACATATAGAGAAGCGTTATAGAGTAACTGATAATTTGGTATCTGATATGATTTCCACTGTAGAAGCGGAGTCACCGGATATTTTGTTGTTAGGCGCAGGGCCTCGCTTTATGACTGACGGTGAAAAGTCGATGACTTCTTTTTTTGGTTTGTTTCGTAAAAAAGTGGATGATGTGTTAGAGCATGCTTCTTGTCCTGTTGCTATCTTTGTAAATCGTGACTATCGTAATGGAGATGAAGTGGCTGTATTGATAAATGGAAGTATGGATAGTTTTCTTTTCACTTATGTGCGTCGTTTATTGGAAGATGGAGGGAGTTTTATTCATTTATATTATTTCAGCAGTGGAAGTGAAGAATATGTAGGACAAATATATAAGATAAATAAGCAGTATGCAAATAGGGTACATCTGTATCCTTTGGTTGAAATAGAGGATTTGGTATTGCCGATAATTCATGGATTGCTTATTTTAAGCTATGATACTTGTGTGGGGATTGCTGCCAATGAAAAAGTCTTTAAAGCGCTTCCTTCTTTATTGGTCATGAAGGATGCATCTTAAAAAGAAACTGAGCCGTTTTCAACCATCCCGCCAAACTGGGGTCAACGTAAAATCCTGAGGGGTATATCCGATAAAATCCTATCTTTGTGTGAAACAAACGAATCATCAGCGATTATGGAAACTAACGGTTACCGTCTCCTTCTTCCCGAAGGTACCTTGGATTATTTCAACATTTCCGATGTAAAGGAAAGCAGTAGTGAAATCGTGATTTACCTGGAAGAGAAAAATGAGCTTCCCGGTGAATATTCGACTGTCAAAGTGGAAAGCAAAGGCTTCTACGACCCTGTAGTAGTCCGGGACTTCCCCATCCGTGGCAAGAATCTTTTCCTGAATATCCGCCGGCGCCGGTGGATTTTGAAAGACGAGGGGCGTTACGTAAGCCGTAACTGGAAACTGGTAGCGGAAGGCAGCCGTATGACGCATGAGTTTGCGTCTTTTTTAAAAGAATTATATTGATACGCTTCCTGTCAGTTGTAAGCTGCTGGGAACCCTGTTCGGTGTGGACAGTGAGCTTCTTGAACGTCAATACCGCAACCACTTGAGCGGTTATCTGAAATGGGAGTCTCTTCCTCATGCCGGGGACTGGCTTCTCTTTGAGAAGAATATAGGGGCCTATGTGGGTATAGATGAAGTCTGCCTTTCGCGTGGTGAGCTCTATACTATCCTCATAAACAAGGAAAAGACAGGCCGTTCAGGCAGCATCATCGCCATTGTAAAAGGTACAGATGTAAGGAGTGTCACCTCCGTATTGCTCCGTCTCTCCCGGCGCAGACGGTTTCAGGTAAGGGAAATCACTATGGATATGGCTCCTAATATGGAACAGATCGCCCGTGTCTGCTTTCCTGCGGCACGCCGTGTTACTGACCGTTTCCATGTGCAGAAGCTGGCTTTTGAAGCTTTACAGGAAATGCGCGTGAAGGCACGCTGGGAGGCTTTGGACAAGGAATCAATACAGATCGCATACGCAAAGGCGTGCGGGAAGATATACCATGCCCCGACCTTTGAGAACGGGGATTCGCGCAAGCAATTGCTCGCCCGCAGTATCTATCTGCTGTATAAAAAAGAGTCATTATGGACTGAATCCCAACGCATACGTGCCGGTATCCTCTTCAGGGAATATCCCGACCTGAAGAAGGCATACTATCTTTCCATGAGGCTCGGGTTGATATATCACCAGTGCAAGCACAAGGACACCGCTCTGACAAGACTTGCCAGATGGTATGACGAAGTTGAAAAGTCCGGCTTTCTTGCGTTCGGAAGGGTAATACGTTCCATACAGACACATTATCTGGAAATCGTCAACTTTTTCGACAGGCGTTCCACCAACGCAGCTTCCGAATCGTTCAATGCCAAAATCAAGGACTTCAGAACACAGTTCAGAGGAGTAAAGGACAGGACTTTCTTTCTATTCAGACTGACTAAAATTTATGCTTAATCTATGAATCCCTCAGGTTTTTACGTTGACCCCCAAACTGCCATAGTTACGAGAATTGTCTAAAAAGCAAAAAGCATTGACAATCATCAGATTATCAATGCTTTCTTCCAGTCGGGGTGACTGGATTCGAACCAGCGACCACACGCCCCCCAGACGCGTACTCTAACCGGGCTGAGCTACACCCCGAATTGCGGATGCAAAGGTAGTGCTTTATTTTTAATCTGCAAATAAATCGCTGTAAAAATACAAGTGAGCATCTTCTATGATTATCGTATATAGCTTGTTATTAATGCAATATGGTCATATTAAAAACTATTATTTAGACAATATTCAAAATAACTCCAAGACTGTTTCGGAGGCTGTTTAGTATCCTACATAGTACAAAATATATGCAGAAAGCCTCGACTTATAGCAATAAAGAGTTTCAAATCATCCCGGAACCTTAATCAAACCTTAATCGAAAAACAGGATGCACAATTAGGATGCAAACAGATTATAAAGTTAATGTAGGTTAAAGTCTGTCCCAATTTCGCAATGTTTTAAGGAACCTTCCTTGTTGAGCTATTGCAATGATATAGTTTTAATCATCGAAATTACATATCTTTGCGATGCATCCGTTGAGGATGCCCTAAATAATTTCGTAGCTAATTTAAAATTAATTTGCTATGGCAAGATTTAAAATTACGCTCTTTAAGAGCAACATTAGAAAAGACGGAAGCTGCCCCGTCTGTTTAAGGGTAGCAAAAGAGGACAAAACAAAGTACATCGACTTACAACTGTCGGCAACGAAAGGTCAATGGGATGAACAGGCATCCCGATTTAAAAAAGACAAGCGTGTCAATCCTAACTACGAAAATTACAATGCGTTGCTGAACCGTTATGAAGTCCGGAAAGATGAAATCCTGCAAAAGTTCATGGAGGAACGGATAAACTGGACGCTTAACCAGTTCGAGGAGGAGTTTCTTGGTATGTCAAAGCAGGGCAAGGTTTACGACTACTTTATGCGACAGGTGGAAAACTTAAAAGCCACACGGCATATCGGTAACGCAAAAGTCTATGAACGTACCTTGCACATGCTGGCAAAGTATGACGACAAGATTGAGGAACGGCTGTTTTCGGAGTTGGACGTGAAGTATATCAATCGGTTTAACCTTGAAATGGAAAAAGACGGCTGTTGCGGAAACACCCGTAAATACTACCTCAAAACATTGAGGGCGGTTATAAACAAGGCGATAAAAGAACGTGAAGCCTCATTAAATACCTATCCTTTCGGTAAGGGTGGCTTTGAAATCGGTAAGCTGGCAGAGGAAACAGCCAAGCGCTACCTTTCACCACATGATTTGGAGTTGATAAAAAACTCGCCTCAACAAAATCCTGTGTTGGAGTTATCCCGTAGGGTATTCCTGTTTTCCTATTTATGTTTCGGTATGAGTTTTATAGACGAAGCCATGCTGACTAAAAACAATATCAATACTTTTGGGGCAGAGGAGCACATCGTTTACAAAAGGCAAAAGACACAAAACGCTAAAAATGTAAAGCCTATAACGATACCTGTAACTCCTGCCATAAGAGAGCAGTTGGAGTGGTTTAAGGCAAATACTACTTTGACAGGCGACTATTTGCTGCCAATAATAACAAGGGATTATGAGGGGAAGCAACTGTATGACCATATCCGCAGCCGTTACAAACGTATAAATGACGGTTTAAAGCAATTGGGCAAATTGCTTCATATCCGTATGAACCTGACCACCTATGTCAGCCGTCATACGATGGCCATGACCTTACAAGGCAATGATGTCCCCCGTGAATTTACCAGCCAAGCGTTGGGGCATCGTAATCTTACAACGACAAATGTATATTTTGACAGTTTTTCAACAAGTGTATTAGACAGAGTAGCTAAAATCCTTTAATTATGAGTATGACAATAAATATGCCTTTGGGCGACTTGATAGACAAGTCTCCCAAAGGGGAAGCCCGTTTTGCGCATGAGGAATGGTTGCGCACCTATGTAAAAAGACTGACGAAAGGTAATAAGACAAAGCTAAAACAGGCTTTAAATGAGGTAGATGAGGCTATAAACCAATGGCGGAACGGTTTCTTCATATCCACTTATGATGAAAAGTTATCAGCTGTCCGACAAGGCAAACTGAACATGGATAGTCAAGAGTTGGAAGACATCTATAACGAGGAAACCTATTTACAAAAAGAGGGCAAAACAGGTTTGGTTGCAGATTTCCTGTATGATTCCATAGCCCAATACGGCTTTATCAATGAACACCACCGTGATGCGATAGAGAGTGCATGGCTGTTTCACGACATGGAGTTTTTGCAACAGCAATGGGAATATTACGCTCTGGCTCAAATAAGGTCGTTGCGGGCAGTCATTGTTTCCATGCTGGGAACAGTACCAACGACACCTGAAACCGAACCACAGAATGCCAAAAGAGAGCCAAAACGGATAGAGGATTATCCCGAAGTGTTTGACATTACACTTTATTGTGAACTTACGAATTATGCAAAGGATACTATTTACAAGTGGACCCGTACCCGTGAAATACCTTGTCATCGTTCCGGGACAAACGGACGCAAACTTGTGTTCAAGCGTGACGAAATCGTAGCGTGGATGACTGCCCGAAAGCAGGAAACCAAGGACGAATTTATAAAACGAATGGAAAGCTAGTTGGCTGCACGGCTCCGTAAATAGTTAATATGCTTTATTATGTATAACTTTCTATATACATTCCAATCTCACAGCCATGTATGACAAAATCAAATTAATGCTATATGACCTGCCAATAGGGTACAACTGGCAAACAGTCCTGCAACGTACAGTTGACTATTTTGCCAATGGTACAGGTGGTAAGGGGTATTGGCTTGGACGTAGAGTCATAGTTATAGACACGTATGTGTCATTCGAGGGCATGTCTATGAAAACATAACCTAAAGACCTTATCATTAAAGGAAGTAGAGGGACTTATATGAGGTTAAGTAAGGATTTGGGTGTGCCCATGTATAAGGCAGTGGTGGAGTCTGCGGAGTTTGCACATAACTTTAGCATGACAGAGCCTCCTATTATGTATATGCAGAAGTTGGATGCTATGAAAGCATTTAGACCTAATGGTTGGAGTGGTACTAAATATATGGATAACGGGGAAGTGCGTTGCAAGTTTTATGACAAAATACAGGAAACGAAGAAGAAGCGTGAACTGCCTAAATATGGAAGAGAGAACTTGCCAAAGAACTTATTGAGGTATGAGGTGACATTTAGCACCAAAGGACTGAGTAGGTTGTTTGGCAGGGATATAGTAGCAGAGGAACTTTGGAGTAAACAGGTGTTTTGGACGCTGGTTGCAGAGTGGTTTGGATATTATGAGGATATGGTGAAACTGCCTAATGATTGTTGGGATGCGGATTACCGTATTTTTGAGAGCGCCAAGGACTTTGCCAAGTGGTGCATTTGTATAGCAAATGCCGACCAAAACCTGTCTTATTATGTAAAGCACGTCCTTTTTAAACTTCGGACAAATCCGCAGCCAGCCGACCGTGTCCTACGTAGGCAAATTCAAAAGAAAATCTAGGAAGCGTTGGAGTGGGGCAAAAAACATTTGGCTCTCCCTAACCTGACCTTGGAACTGACAGGCAAAATAGAACAATATCTTGCTTGGCTGTTGGAGCAGTCGGCAGACAGGATGGGCATCGCGGAGGAACGACGAATATTCAATACCGCTGTTAATCCTCTTCTTATTCAAATAAGACTTGGTAATCATCAGAGAGTGTAAACTTCACTTCCTAAGTTTATTCTTCAGATGATTACCAAGCCTTATCTTTTAAATGAGGTGTCTATTGGGCGTGCACGGCCAAAAACTTATCTAACACAATAAAAGTACTCGGTAGGATATAAAAATAATTCGCTAATATTGCGAATTGTGCAAATATGTGTTATCTTTGTGTCATCAAAGAACGGTTATATGAACGTAGAATTTGAAAAGGAATATTTGGCAGAACTTTATGAAAAAGGAAAAACTAATGATAAGAAGCATCGTTTCCAACCTCAAATAGTCAATGGTTATTTGAAGTGTGTCAAAGCTCTACTAAATGCCTCTCGAATGGAAGATTTATATCAGTATAGGTCTTTAAACTATGAAAAGTTGAAAGGTGATAAAAAAGGACTTTCTTCTTTACGCATCAATGACCAATACAGATTGGAATTTAAGGAAATCACCAATGCGGGTAATCAAACAATCATAGAAGTCTGTTCTTTGATAGACATTACAAATCATTATAAATAGGAGGAACTATGGGTATAGCAACAAATAATTTGCAGTCATTCCGTCCCTATCATCCGGGTGAATTGATAAAGGAAGAATTGGAATGTAGAGGCATAAGGCAAAAAGACTTTGCAAAGAGATTTGGCTTGTCTTATTCTGCCTTAAATGAAACATTAAATGCAAAACGTCCGATAACTACCGAATTTGCCTTGTTTTTAGAGGCGGCTTTGGGTGTCAATGCCGATTTGCTTGTAAGAATGCAAACGGATTATAATATACAGGTAGCACGAAAGAATAACTCCTTGCGTGAAAAGCTAAACAATATAAAGAAAATAGCTGCCGTGTTTTGAAAACAGTTCTTGGTATGATATTATAGAAATAAAGTTTTTAACGAGGTATTTAAGATAAGGTGGGGCAAGCTGCTCCACCCTTATTGTTTACTCCTCTAAGAGTGTAAAAAAGAGTTCCTTTGTACTCGAAAATACTTGTTTAATAGATTGAAAATCAGTAATCCAATAAAAATTAGCACAAATATTTAAATCTCGGTCATAAATTCTTCGTTATATTCATGCAACTTATAAAAAGTTTGGTATGAGAAATCAATTGTATTTGTGTTGGAATAGTTATCTTATACGTGATGCCCCTAATTGTATATCAGCGTGTTATTGTAAAATAGTTAGTGATATACATAAGTAAGTTATAATATTAAAAAATGAGATTATGGAAAACAAGGAAGTACAGGCATTAGATTCTGAATATCTTTTGTCGTTAATGAAACAGGCTAATACGGATAAGGATGCTGCATTTGAGTTAGGAAAGTAGTACATGAATGGCACAAAAATTCCTCAAGATACCCGAAGAGTACTCTTTTATTTTCAACAGGCTACAGATTTGGGGCATTCTGAGTCACAAATGATAAGTGGATATCTGTATAAAGTAGGAGCATGGGATTTGAAGCCAGACCCTTTAAAAGCTGCCGAACTCTTTGTGTGTGCGTCAATGACAAACCCCAGTGATGAAATTGTATAGTGGGAAGCTATAAATTTATTCTTATATGGTTTGGAGGAACACCTCTAAATGAATATAGAGGTGTTAGTCTGTTGGTGTTTATGAGCCAATTGGAAATTCCCTATGCAATGTATTTGTTAGGTAAGGCTCATGAAAACGGTTTATGGGGAGTGTCTAAAGACAAAGACGAGGCGATAAGATTATATCGTGAGTCTGCGAATTTAGGGTGTACTGCTGCTATGCTATTTCAGCCTTAAAAGAAGAGCCTTTTGTGGTGACTGAACAATAAGCAGAGAGGAGGTGATTATTTGCTTTACCACTTATTTAATGTATTTGGAAAATTCTTCAATGCAATAATGCAAAATCCGCATAATAAAAGGCAATAGTCGGATAAAATAAGCCAAGTTTCCCGAAAACCTTATTCGTAAGGTATCCGCAGGTAAAAAATAAGGAGTTAAGTATTTATTTAACTCCTTGATTTATATATTATTGTAATTTTATTATCGGTAATCTTATTCAATTTCCCCAGACGCGTACTCTAACCGGGCTGGGCTACATCCCGAATTGCGGATGCAAAGGTACGGCTTTTTTGTATTTGCAAATATTCTCTGTACTTTTTTACATTAAAAGTACATCTTTTTATGCAAGGTATTGATAAAACTAATAAGTCGATTCCCTATATTCAGAGGGAGACATATTGGTGTGTCTTTTAAAAAAACGACCTAAAGCAGACTGGTTCAGGAACTTAGTTCTGATTGTTATTTCCTGAATATTAAGAGAACTGTTTTTCAATAATTCTTTTATCTCCAGTAATGAATAATCTATAATCCAGTCCTTAGGAGATTTTCCACTGGTTTCTTTAACTACTTCAGACAAATATTTGGAAGAAACATGAAGTTTGTCGGCATAAAAGATAACCTCTTTATGTTCTCTGTAGTTATCCATCATTAGCGTGTAGAATCTATGTGTTAAATCTTCTTTACGTGTTGTACTTGTATTATTTCTATGATTGATATAATTTTCAAAGTCATTATATAAATCTAGGAATATAATTCTTAGCAGAGCTATAATTGCTTCTCTGGAAAAACTTTTGGGAAGTTTGCTCCGACTCTTCAGTAATGCATAATAATTCATGAAATACTGCATCTCTTGTTCCGGCAAGGGATAAAGGAAACGAGATTTCATGTAAGAGAAAAATTGAGGAGAAAAACTTCTGATAGTTTTTATTACATCATAGAAAAATGTGTTTGAAAGTGTAAAATAGTTTGTTGTGAAATTAGGACTTGTCTCTATGACTGAGACTAGCAATCCCGGCATAAAGACAAAAACATCATGTGGATGTATAGTATATTCTTGAGAATCCATTCTTATTTTAGCATTTCCTTGTATACAGATTCCAATAGTACATATAGGGGTATAAGAGGGGCAATCTGTAATGGGCAATGTTGATGCATCAGATTGCATGCAAAATTCATTCTCTAATATATCTTCTCTATTCTTTTCAAATTCCTTATATAACATTTATACCAACCAATTATAGTGCAAAAATAGGATTTCTGAAGCATTGAAAAGTTGATCAATGGTGTTTAGGAACAATTTTACGGAAAAAAAGCACTTTGTATTTGTCTTTTTTAAATGATAAGCTTGGTTTTTTAACTAATATATCATAAATACTCTAATTTCTTGATTGTTAAAAGTTTGTCTGAGCATAATTGGGGATAAATAAAAGATGTTTTTTATTGTATCGGACAGATGGAAAGATTGTACAATCTTTCCATCTGTTTAAAGGGGGATCAGCAACCCATGGATTCACGATAAAAATCCAGCATTTCAAAAATTTCGTCTTTACTTGCCGATTGGTTAATCTGTATATCTCCTATTTCAGTTAATAGGGTGAAATTAATGATGCCTGCTGAGTTCTTCTTATCATGTTTCATGAATTCATAGAGGCGTTCATATTGTTTGCAATCAAAAGGCATAACTCCATAATGTTCTTTGATGAACAAGATGGTTTGACGTAGCTTGTCTTTGGGAAAACCTGTTTTGATGTGGGAGAAATAAAGTTCACAAACTATCCCCCATGCCACAGCGTAACCATGTAATATAGGATGCTGTGTCTCTAATGCCAGACTTTCGAAAGCATGCCCTACGGTGTGTCCCAGATTTAAAGCTTTGCGGATTCCTCTTTCAAAAGGGTCCTGTTCCACTATATTTTCTTTAATCTGTACAGATTTTCCGACTAAAGTCTGTAAGACCTTGTAATCTATATTGTTGAAGTCAAATCTCAGCAATTCTATCCAATGATCATGGGTGCTGATAAGACCATGTTTCAACATTTCAGCGTATCCGGACAATAGATTTCGAAGATCCAGTGATTTTAGAAAATCAGCGTCAATCAATACACTTTCGGCAGGGGAGAAGACTCCGATCTCATTCTTTAATCCGTTGAAATTGATTCCGGTCTTGCCTCCTACAGATGCATCAACCATAGCCAGTAGCGTGGTAGGAATATTGATATATTTGATCCCTCGTTTGAAAGTTGATGCGGCGAATCCTCCTAAATCTGTAACCATCCCTCCACCTAAATTGATAAGTAACGAATGACGGCTTGCGCCTTTATCTCCCAACTCTTTC from Phocaeicola dorei encodes the following:
- a CDS encoding cation:proton antiporter encodes the protein MRKARKNYFIYLMMLLIFGGLIYTAIAGGERFLHLSSIKPATAGDDAFTMFKTILLDNLEHPFSILLIQIIVVLIAVRIFASAFRYIGQPGVIGEIVAGIVLGPSLLGSLYPEFFGFLFQPDSLTNLELISQLGLVLFMFVIGMEVDFGVLKNKINETLVISHAGILVPFFLGMLASYWVYEEYASQQTAFLPFALFIGISMSITAFPVLARIIQERNMTRKPVGILTIASAANDDVTAWCLLAVVIAITKAGTLGGALYTVLLTFVYIAVMFVVVRPFLKKIGTLYSNKEVINKTFVSFIFLVLIVSAAITEILGIHALFGAFMAGVVMPSNFGFRKVMMEKVEDIALVFFLPLFFAFTGLRTQIGLINTPELWCVCLLLITVAVVGKFGGCAVASRLVGESWKDSFTIGTLMNTRGLMELVALNIGYELGVLPPSIFVILIIMALVTTFMTTPLLNLVEWGFAVREQKTVLQRKLLLFFGRPETGGKLLSVYKLLFGKQLSYHQVIAAHYTTGTDVNPTSVEQFFEESFIPVDKQAEHLNIHIEKRYRVTDNLVSDMISTVEAESPDILLLGAGPRFMTDGEKSMTSFFGLFRKKVDDVLEHASCPVAIFVNRDYRNGDEVAVLINGSMDSFLFTYVRRLLEDGGSFIHLYYFSSGSEEYVGQIYKINKQYANRVHLYPLVEIEDLVLPIIHGLLILSYDTCVGIAANEKVFKALPSLLVMKDAS
- a CDS encoding site-specific integrase, with protein sequence MARFKITLFKSNIRKDGSCPVCLRVAKEDKTKYIDLQLSATKGQWDEQASRFKKDKRVNPNYENYNALLNRYEVRKDEILQKFMEERINWTLNQFEEEFLGMSKQGKVYDYFMRQVENLKATRHIGNAKVYERTLHMLAKYDDKIEERLFSELDVKYINRFNLEMEKDGCCGNTRKYYLKTLRAVINKAIKEREASLNTYPFGKGGFEIGKLAEETAKRYLSPHDLELIKNSPQQNPVLELSRRVFLFSYLCFGMSFIDEAMLTKNNINTFGAEEHIVYKRQKTQNAKNVKPITIPVTPAIREQLEWFKANTTLTGDYLLPIITRDYEGKQLYDHIRSRYKRINDGLKQLGKLLHIRMNLTTYVSRHTMAMTLQGNDVPREFTSQALGHRNLTTTNVYFDSFSTSVLDRVAKIL
- a CDS encoding helix-turn-helix domain-containing protein, whose amino-acid sequence is MSMTINMPLGDLIDKSPKGEARFAHEEWLRTYVKRLTKGNKTKLKQALNEVDEAINQWRNGFFISTYDEKLSAVRQGKLNMDSQELEDIYNEETYLQKEGKTGLVADFLYDSIAQYGFINEHHRDAIESAWLFHDMEFLQQQWEYYALAQIRSLRAVIVSMLGTVPTTPETEPQNAKREPKRIEDYPEVFDITLYCELTNYAKDTIYKWTRTREIPCHRSGTNGRKLVFKRDEIVAWMTARKQETKDEFIKRMES
- a CDS encoding type II toxin-antitoxin system RelE/ParE family toxin, which gives rise to MNVEFEKEYLAELYEKGKTNDKKHRFQPQIVNGYLKCVKALLNASRMEDLYQYRSLNYEKLKGDKKGLSSLRINDQYRLEFKEITNAGNQTIIEVCSLIDITNHYK
- a CDS encoding HigA family addiction module antitoxin, with protein sequence MGIATNNLQSFRPYHPGELIKEELECRGIRQKDFAKRFGLSYSALNETLNAKRPITTEFALFLEAALGVNADLLVRMQTDYNIQVARKNNSLREKLNNIKKIAAVF
- a CDS encoding SEL1-like repeat protein; translated protein: MYLLGKAHENGLWGVSKDKDEAIRLYRESANLGCTAAMLFQP
- a CDS encoding AraC family transcriptional regulator, with the translated sequence MLYKEFEKNREDILENEFCMQSDASTLPITDCPSYTPICTIGICIQGNAKIRMDSQEYTIHPHDVFVFMPGLLVSVIETSPNFTTNYFTLSNTFFYDVIKTIRSFSPQFFSYMKSRFLYPLPEQEMQYFMNYYALLKSRSKLPKSFSREAIIALLRIIFLDLYNDFENYINHRNNTSTTRKEDLTHRFYTLMMDNYREHKEVIFYADKLHVSSKYLSEVVKETSGKSPKDWIIDYSLLEIKELLKNSSLNIQEITIRTKFLNQSALGRFFKRHTNMSPSEYRESTY
- the aroB gene encoding 3-dehydroquinate synthase; the encoded protein is MSKQEVIICHNLEENLNKAITQCPHDKLFVLADEHTRKLCIPVLSGFDCIKNAHFIYIGAEDVHKNLETLAYVWKELGDKGASRHSLLINLGGGMVTDLGGFAASTFKRGIKYINIPTTLLAMVDASVGGKTGINFNGLKNEIGVFSPAESVLIDADFLKSLDLRNLLSGYAEMLKHGLISTHDHWIELLRFDFNNIDYKVLQTLVGKSVQIKENIVEQDPFERGIRKALNLGHTVGHAFESLALETQHPILHGYAVAWGIVCELYFSHIKTGFPKDKLRQTILFIKEHYGVMPFDCKQYERLYEFMKHDKKNSAGIINFTLLTEIGDIQINQSASKDEIFEMLDFYRESMGC